From Cognatishimia activa, one genomic window encodes:
- a CDS encoding sulfite exporter TauE/SafE family protein, whose amino-acid sequence MDYGVLSQLDVTTLLLCFVVALVAGIVKGAVGFAMPLILVSGISSLTDPKLAIAAMLIPTVVSNIFQTFRQGVNPALAAAREYWRYLVVVCIFIFLSAQLVPFISSQVFYLILGIPVVFLSLVQLAGIQLSVAPENRKKAEWVLGVISGLLGGFAGTWGPTTVMYLLAINTPKAKQMIVQGVVYGAGSVTLISAHLQSGVMNKETAPFSLLLLPIAMLGMWYGFRIQDRLDQKLFRRLTLVVLVIAGLNLLRKGLTG is encoded by the coding sequence TTGGACTACGGCGTACTTTCTCAGTTGGATGTAACCACACTTCTCCTGTGCTTCGTGGTGGCGCTGGTTGCAGGTATTGTCAAAGGTGCTGTCGGTTTTGCAATGCCTTTGATCCTTGTATCCGGCATCAGCTCGTTAACGGATCCGAAGTTGGCCATTGCTGCGATGTTGATACCAACCGTAGTCAGCAATATCTTCCAGACGTTCAGGCAAGGGGTTAATCCTGCTTTAGCGGCGGCAAGGGAATATTGGCGTTATCTGGTTGTTGTTTGTATCTTTATCTTCCTTTCTGCGCAGCTTGTTCCATTTATCTCGAGTCAAGTCTTTTACCTGATCTTGGGCATCCCAGTTGTGTTCTTATCTCTGGTACAATTGGCCGGCATCCAATTGAGCGTAGCGCCAGAAAATCGAAAAAAGGCGGAATGGGTGCTAGGAGTAATTTCCGGTCTGTTGGGTGGCTTCGCGGGCACTTGGGGGCCAACCACGGTTATGTACTTGTTGGCAATCAATACCCCAAAGGCGAAGCAGATGATTGTTCAAGGCGTTGTATATGGGGCGGGTTCCGTCACATTGATTTCAGCACATCTGCAGTCAGGCGTAATGAACAAAGAGACTGCGCCGTTTTCGCTTTTGCTTTTGCCGATCGCGATGCTTGGAATGTGGTATGGTTTCCGCATTCAGGATCGTTTGGATCAGAAGCTATTTCGGCGATTGACGCTGGTTGTTCTGGTGATCGCCGGGCTGAATTTGCTGCGCAAAGGTTTAACCGGGTGA
- a CDS encoding pseudouridine synthase gives MSRVILFNKPFDVLSQFTDRGTEGSTRRTLSEFIDVPGVYAAGRLDRDSEGLLLLTDDGKLQNRIANPKNKMSKCYWAQVEGIPSDEALETLRSGVKLKDGMTRPAKVERMEEPAILWDRTPPIRFRKNVPDSWIKLTLTEGRNRQVRRMTAAVGHPTLRLIRYRVGTWTIDGIENGQWVEASV, from the coding sequence ATGTCTCGTGTCATTCTCTTCAACAAGCCTTTTGATGTGCTATCGCAGTTCACCGATCGCGGCACTGAAGGCAGCACACGTCGCACGCTGTCTGAGTTCATCGACGTTCCGGGGGTCTACGCTGCAGGCCGTCTGGATCGAGATAGCGAAGGCCTACTTTTGCTAACCGATGATGGCAAACTGCAGAACCGAATAGCCAATCCGAAGAACAAGATGTCGAAGTGCTATTGGGCGCAGGTTGAGGGTATTCCTTCTGATGAGGCGCTGGAAACATTGCGCTCCGGCGTAAAACTCAAAGACGGCATGACCCGACCGGCAAAGGTCGAACGTATGGAGGAACCGGCGATCTTATGGGACCGCACACCTCCAATCCGATTCCGAAAAAACGTGCCAGACAGCTGGATCAAACTGACTTTGACCGAGGGGCGTAATCGCCAAGTTCGCCGCATGACGGCGGCCGTAGGGCACCCCACCTTGCGGCTCATCCGGTATCGCGTAGGCACGTGGACCATCGACGGGATCGAAAACGGCCAATGGGTGGAAGCCAGCGTCTGA
- a CDS encoding trans-sulfuration enzyme family protein: MRKDVKSATWVAHAGGAKDESSGGVVPPIQPATTFYRETDYSLHNPENTYVRPHSENVRLAENVIRKLEGAADTLLFPSGMAAIAAAFRWLPSGARVVLQDGIYWGTIKWIQEFCGRRGITLKLVDASDAAALDAACEGGVDLVFVETPSNPWLKVVDIAAAAESAHRNDGILIVDATAATPILSRPLGLGADIVMHSATKAMNGHSDVLGGVLSCRSETEIWEAIRTDRADSGAMMGPFEAWLLLRGMRTLSLRVERMSANAQKLAEYLKDHPAVEGVLYPGLPSDPGHALASQQMQGGYGGLLSVLIKGDMPKALEVAGRLKLFVRATSLGGVESLVEHRYSIESHTGLPQNLLRISVGIEDISDLIEDFGQALGQ, translated from the coding sequence ATGAGAAAAGATGTGAAGTCAGCCACATGGGTCGCGCATGCAGGTGGGGCAAAGGACGAAAGTTCAGGAGGTGTTGTGCCGCCGATCCAACCTGCCACGACGTTCTATCGTGAGACGGATTATTCGCTGCATAATCCGGAAAACACTTATGTGCGTCCTCATAGCGAGAATGTACGATTGGCAGAGAATGTTATCCGGAAGCTGGAAGGCGCTGCAGACACCTTGCTGTTTCCGTCGGGCATGGCTGCGATTGCAGCGGCGTTTCGTTGGTTGCCCTCTGGCGCGCGCGTGGTGCTGCAGGACGGAATTTACTGGGGTACGATCAAGTGGATTCAGGAGTTCTGCGGTCGACGTGGGATCACGTTGAAGCTCGTTGATGCGAGTGACGCGGCAGCACTCGATGCAGCCTGTGAGGGCGGTGTCGATCTTGTGTTCGTTGAAACGCCCTCTAATCCTTGGCTGAAGGTCGTCGATATAGCCGCTGCAGCTGAATCCGCACATCGAAACGATGGCATCCTAATTGTAGACGCGACAGCTGCGACACCGATTTTGAGTCGCCCGCTCGGCCTGGGAGCAGACATTGTGATGCATTCAGCAACCAAAGCGATGAACGGTCATTCAGACGTTCTAGGTGGTGTGCTGTCCTGTCGTTCAGAAACCGAGATTTGGGAAGCGATCCGCACAGATCGGGCTGACTCCGGTGCCATGATGGGGCCTTTCGAAGCATGGCTCCTGCTGCGCGGTATGCGAACGCTTTCACTTCGCGTCGAGCGTATGAGTGCCAACGCACAGAAGCTAGCAGAGTACCTGAAGGATCATCCCGCTGTGGAGGGTGTTCTATATCCCGGACTTCCGTCTGACCCCGGTCATGCACTTGCTTCTCAACAGATGCAAGGCGGGTACGGCGGTCTGCTTTCGGTACTGATCAAAGGGGATATGCCGAAAGCGCTTGAAGTTGCCGGACGGTTAAAACTCTTTGTTAGAGCAACCTCGCTCGGAGGGGTCGAAAGCTTGGTAGAGCATCGCTACTCGATAGAGTCACATACCGGTTTGCCGCAGAACTTGCTGCGCATTTCGGTTGGTATTGAAGATATCTCGGATCTGATCGAGGACTTTGGACAAGCCCTCGGTCAGTGA
- a CDS encoding DUF4345 family protein, producing the protein MELTLQILVGLATLMLTGLGTMSMFAPKRMVKNFAIEPIGTAGLSTIRSVIGGLFLASVTMLLLGLFGGQTIGFVAVALVLGVVAFGRVVSLVTDGFDKAVIPPLVVELVIIAVLLTAYSQLSA; encoded by the coding sequence ATGGAACTTACTCTGCAGATCCTCGTTGGCCTCGCCACTCTGATGCTCACCGGTCTTGGCACCATGTCTATGTTCGCGCCAAAGCGAATGGTGAAGAACTTTGCTATCGAACCGATCGGCACCGCCGGTCTGAGCACTATCCGTTCCGTCATTGGTGGCCTGTTTCTGGCCAGCGTAACAATGCTTCTGCTGGGCCTGTTCGGAGGTCAAACGATTGGCTTCGTAGCCGTTGCCCTGGTGCTTGGCGTTGTCGCTTTTGGCCGGGTCGTCAGCCTTGTGACAGATGGGTTTGACAAAGCTGTCATCCCTCCCCTGGTGGTCGAGCTTGTCATCATCGCAGTCCTGCTGACAGCATATTCGCAACTGTCGGCTTAA
- a CDS encoding aspartate-semialdehyde dehydrogenase, with the protein MGYRIVVVGATGNVGREMLNILAERQFPVDELAVLASRRSLGTEVSFGDKTLTTQDLDTFDFTGWDMALFAVGSEATKKYAPKAAATGCVVIDNSSLYRYDPEVPLIVPECNPQDVHGYSQKNIIANPNCSTAQMVVALKPLHDRAKIKRVVVSTYQSVSGSGKEAMEELWDQTKAVYNPTQEVPAKVYPKEIAFNVIPHIDVFMEDGSTKEEWKMVAETKKIVDPSIKVTATCVRVPVFVGHSEAVNIEFEEFLDEDEARDILREAPGIMVIDKREDGGYVTPKECVGDFATFISRIRQDSTIENGINLWCVSDNLRKGAALNAVQIAELLGREVLKKG; encoded by the coding sequence ATGGGCTATCGCATCGTTGTCGTTGGTGCCACAGGTAACGTGGGCCGCGAAATGCTGAACATTCTGGCCGAGCGCCAGTTCCCGGTAGACGAACTTGCCGTTCTGGCAAGCCGTCGTTCCCTGGGCACCGAAGTGTCTTTCGGTGACAAGACCCTGACGACCCAAGATCTGGACACCTTCGACTTCACCGGTTGGGATATGGCCCTGTTCGCCGTGGGTTCCGAAGCAACCAAAAAGTACGCGCCAAAGGCGGCGGCTACTGGTTGTGTAGTGATCGATAACTCATCGCTTTATCGCTATGACCCTGAGGTGCCTCTGATCGTTCCAGAGTGCAACCCACAAGACGTCCATGGCTATTCCCAGAAGAACATCATCGCGAACCCAAACTGCTCGACTGCGCAGATGGTAGTCGCTCTGAAGCCTCTGCACGACCGCGCGAAAATCAAACGCGTTGTTGTGTCCACTTACCAATCCGTTTCTGGCTCTGGCAAAGAGGCGATGGAAGAGCTGTGGGATCAGACCAAAGCGGTTTACAACCCAACACAGGAAGTGCCTGCAAAGGTTTATCCAAAAGAGATCGCCTTCAACGTGATCCCGCATATCGACGTCTTCATGGAAGATGGCTCCACCAAAGAAGAGTGGAAGATGGTTGCGGAAACCAAGAAGATCGTCGACCCATCCATCAAAGTCACAGCGACCTGTGTGCGCGTGCCTGTATTCGTAGGTCACTCTGAAGCGGTGAATATCGAATTCGAAGAATTCCTCGACGAAGACGAAGCGCGCGACATCCTGCGCGAGGCGCCTGGCATCATGGTGATCGACAAGCGTGAAGACGGTGGCTACGTGACCCCGAAAGAATGTGTTGGAGACTTCGCAACTTTCATCAGCCGCATCCGTCAGGACAGCACGATCGAAAACGGCATCAACCTGTGGTGTGTCTCTGACAACCTGCGCAAAGGCGCTGCGCTGAACGCGGTTCAGATCGCAGAGCTGCTGGGCCGTGAGGTTCTGAAAAAGGGCTAA
- a CDS encoding SDR family NAD(P)-dependent oxidoreductase codes for MNNIQSVMITGANAGLGREAARQLAGRKGIEKIYLACRNPKKAEAAKTSLEAETGRNIFEIILMDVSDTDSVRNAVAQMTSPVDAVILNAGGTGGQTPNALTKAGVTHIYAANVHGHVVLVEELLSLQLVTSTVLYAGSEAVRGIPKMGMARPELASSNEDEFVSIANGAKFGPEGNPMDNYSYVKLVAVLWMGAMARQHPHIRFVSMSPGGTAGTAGFDNLPFIKRLIFKHIGGTLMPLFGMMHSVETGAKRYVEGILNPKFESGHFYASRKGSPTGPVVDQDTIDSFLSDRTAQDNAFRAVQQFA; via the coding sequence ATGAACAACATTCAATCCGTCATGATCACCGGCGCAAATGCTGGTCTGGGCCGTGAGGCCGCCCGCCAACTCGCCGGACGCAAGGGCATCGAGAAGATCTATCTTGCGTGCCGCAACCCCAAAAAAGCCGAAGCGGCCAAAACATCGCTGGAAGCGGAAACCGGGCGCAACATCTTTGAGATCATTCTCATGGACGTGTCTGACACGGACTCGGTCCGCAACGCCGTTGCACAGATGACCAGCCCTGTGGATGCGGTCATTCTGAACGCCGGCGGTACCGGCGGCCAGACGCCAAACGCGCTAACCAAAGCCGGGGTCACCCATATCTACGCTGCAAACGTCCACGGGCATGTCGTGCTGGTAGAAGAGCTGCTGTCGCTTCAACTCGTAACATCCACCGTACTATACGCTGGCTCCGAGGCTGTGCGCGGAATTCCCAAAATGGGCATGGCGCGCCCGGAATTGGCGTCATCAAACGAAGATGAATTCGTCTCGATTGCCAATGGTGCGAAGTTTGGACCAGAGGGCAACCCGATGGACAACTACTCTTATGTCAAACTCGTTGCGGTCCTCTGGATGGGCGCCATGGCACGCCAGCATCCTCACATCCGCTTTGTCAGCATGAGCCCAGGCGGCACCGCTGGTACGGCCGGTTTTGATAATCTGCCCTTTATCAAACGGCTTATTTTCAAGCACATCGGCGGCACTCTCATGCCTCTCTTCGGCATGATGCATTCGGTCGAAACCGGTGCGAAACGCTATGTCGAAGGTATTCTGAACCCGAAATTTGAAAGCGGTCATTTCTACGCGAGCCGCAAGGGATCCCCGACCGGACCTGTTGTCGATCAAGACACTATCGACAGCTTCCTGTCCGATCGCACTGCCCAGGACAACGCATTCCGCGCCGTTCAACAATTCGCGTAA
- the rplS gene encoding 50S ribosomal protein L19 produces MDLIAQLEAEQIASLGKDIPDFKAGDTIRVGYKVTEGSRSRVQNYEGVCISRKNGEGIAGSFTVRKISFGEGVERVFPLYSTNIDSITVVRRGRVRRSKLYYLRSRRGKSARIAEVTNYKPKQA; encoded by the coding sequence ATGGACCTGATCGCACAGCTAGAGGCGGAACAAATCGCCTCTCTGGGAAAAGACATCCCAGACTTCAAAGCGGGTGACACCATCCGCGTTGGTTACAAAGTGACCGAGGGCTCCCGCTCTCGTGTTCAGAACTACGAAGGCGTTTGCATTTCCCGTAAAAACGGCGAAGGCATTGCCGGTTCTTTCACTGTTCGCAAGATTTCCTTCGGTGAAGGCGTGGAACGTGTGTTCCCACTGTACTCCACCAATATCGACAGCATCACCGTGGTTCGCCGTGGTCGCGTGCGTCGTTCCAAACTATACTACCTGCGCAGCCGTCGTGGTAAGTCCGCACGTATCGCAGAAGTCACCAACTACAAGCCTAAGCAAGCGTAA
- a CDS encoding division plane positioning ATPase MipZ: MAHIIVVGNEKGGAGKSTVSMHLATALARMGHRVGGLDLDLRQRTFGRYVENRKAFCEKEGLELPSPFYHPLPDIDPSTVQEGENIYDLRLSAAVAELEPKTDFILIDCPGSHTRLSQVAHSLADTLVTPLNDSFVDFDLLAHIDATGEKILGPSVYSEMVWNARQLRAQAGLKPIDWIVVRNRLGAQQMVNKEKMGKALDRLAKRIGFRTAPGFNERVIFRELFPRGLTLLDLKDIGVKQLNISNVAARQELRDLIKALDLPDVTANF; the protein is encoded by the coding sequence ATGGCACATATTATTGTCGTGGGGAACGAAAAAGGCGGAGCGGGCAAGTCGACCGTCTCCATGCATTTGGCAACAGCTTTGGCCCGAATGGGGCATCGTGTTGGTGGTCTCGACCTCGACCTGCGCCAACGAACTTTCGGTCGCTATGTCGAAAACCGTAAAGCCTTCTGCGAAAAAGAAGGTTTGGAGCTGCCAAGCCCGTTTTATCATCCTCTGCCGGACATCGATCCTTCCACCGTTCAGGAAGGCGAAAACATCTACGACCTGCGCCTCTCTGCCGCCGTGGCCGAACTTGAACCAAAAACAGATTTCATCCTGATCGATTGTCCCGGCAGCCACACGCGCCTGAGCCAGGTCGCACATTCGTTGGCCGATACTTTGGTCACCCCGCTGAACGACAGCTTTGTTGATTTCGACCTGCTCGCCCATATCGATGCAACCGGGGAAAAGATCCTCGGTCCTTCAGTTTATTCTGAAATGGTCTGGAATGCGCGCCAATTGCGTGCGCAAGCGGGTTTGAAACCCATCGACTGGATTGTTGTGCGCAACCGTTTGGGTGCACAGCAAATGGTCAACAAAGAGAAGATGGGTAAAGCGCTGGATCGCCTTGCCAAACGCATCGGGTTTCGCACCGCACCGGGTTTCAATGAACGCGTGATCTTCCGCGAGTTGTTCCCGCGCGGACTGACACTTCTGGATCTGAAAGACATTGGCGTCAAACAACTCAATATCTCAAACGTCGCAGCTCGTCAGGAACTGCGCGATTTGATAAAGGCCCTGGACCTGCCAGACGTCACTGCGAACTTTTGA
- the rpmE gene encoding 50S ribosomal protein L31, which yields MKKDTHPDYHFIDVKMTDGTIIKMRSTWGKEGDTMALDIDPSAHPAWNGGSSRLMDAGGRVSKFKAKYEGLGF from the coding sequence ATGAAAAAAGATACGCACCCAGACTACCACTTCATCGACGTCAAAATGACCGACGGCACCATCATCAAGATGCGTTCCACTTGGGGCAAAGAGGGCGACACAATGGCGCTGGACATCGACCCATCTGCGCACCCTGCGTGGAATGGCGGCTCTTCCCGTCTGATGGACGCGGGCGGCCGTGTTTCCAAGTTCAAAGCGAAATACGAAGGTCTGGGCTTCTAA
- a CDS encoding helix-turn-helix domain-containing protein yields the protein MTDDRIQINLKAIRADAGLSLSATETLTGVSKAMLGQIERGESSPTIATLWKLSKGFKLPLSALITEPPSTEHQFKESITVQTLFPFDPQLGSETFVVGLSAGLTHESAAHRSGVVEDIFAIDGDVDIYFDGSWHPLGKGKSLRIAADQPHGYRNLGSFPVHIHNTIYYPS from the coding sequence ATGACCGACGATAGAATTCAGATCAATTTGAAGGCCATTCGTGCAGATGCAGGGCTGAGCCTTTCGGCGACCGAAACCCTGACCGGGGTCAGCAAAGCCATGCTTGGTCAGATCGAACGTGGGGAAAGCAGCCCCACGATTGCAACACTCTGGAAGCTCTCTAAGGGATTCAAACTGCCGCTCTCTGCGCTGATCACAGAACCACCCTCAACCGAACATCAGTTCAAAGAGAGCATAACGGTCCAGACATTGTTTCCGTTTGATCCGCAGCTTGGATCAGAGACGTTTGTTGTGGGGCTATCTGCAGGTCTCACACACGAATCTGCAGCGCATCGTTCAGGTGTGGTCGAGGATATTTTTGCAATCGATGGCGATGTCGACATCTATTTTGATGGTTCCTGGCATCCTCTGGGTAAAGGAAAATCCCTCAGAATCGCCGCTGACCAGCCCCACGGCTACCGTAATCTCGGCTCATTTCCCGTGCATATCCACAACACAATCTATTATCCAAGCTGA
- a CDS encoding MarR family winged helix-turn-helix transcriptional regulator — MTQTAEQIHMLHRLAHREWNAAARSLELSFNEFEYLSAVNEEERLQRYEDKHGQHLQDIVDALGVTKASASTMIAKLEGRELVERFQCKMDARAQHIVLTEKGRALLKMGFGVYERVAEAIAAKQT, encoded by the coding sequence ATGACCCAGACTGCTGAACAGATACACATGCTACATCGGCTTGCCCATCGGGAATGGAATGCGGCGGCGCGTAGTTTGGAATTAAGCTTCAACGAGTTTGAGTATCTTTCAGCCGTCAATGAAGAAGAACGCCTCCAACGTTATGAGGACAAACACGGTCAGCATTTGCAAGATATTGTTGACGCACTTGGGGTCACCAAAGCCTCTGCCAGCACAATGATTGCGAAACTTGAAGGGCGCGAGTTGGTGGAGCGGTTCCAATGCAAAATGGATGCGCGGGCACAGCATATTGTCCTGACCGAAAAGGGACGCGCTTTGTTGAAAATGGGCTTTGGGGTCTATGAACGCGTGGCCGAGGCAATCGCCGCCAAACAAACCTAG
- a CDS encoding benzoate/H(+) symporter BenE family transporter has translation MFGFKLTHVTSGILPALVGYTGSIVIIFAAIEALGATQAQANSWLWALGIGMGLSGVILALRYKMPVLTAWSTPGAALIAVSGEGVPIEQAVAAFLFCAILLIVTGLTGVFERLTKLIPPALASAMLAGILFRFGLGTFEALEEAPLLVLTMLATWLAGRLWFPQLTIAVVLLVGAGFCAVTGMYNPNVEVTLALAKPVFVIPELNWSVIIGLGLPLYIVTMSSQNMPGVVVLKSAGYEPPVSGTLTVTGITSLLLAPFGGYAFNFAAITAALCAGPETDPDPGQRYKAVLVSGSVNILAGLFGATIISLFLIAPEALVLAIAGIALIGTITSSLAAAMTDAQDRDAALVTFMMVVSGISFFNIGAPVWGLLLGLVVKAVLDRRKK, from the coding sequence ATGTTTGGATTTAAGTTAACACATGTCACCTCAGGCATTCTGCCTGCGCTTGTGGGTTACACCGGTAGTATTGTGATAATCTTTGCAGCCATCGAAGCCTTGGGCGCAACACAAGCTCAGGCGAATAGCTGGCTCTGGGCGCTGGGCATTGGCATGGGCCTCAGCGGCGTCATTTTGGCGCTGCGCTATAAGATGCCCGTTCTGACCGCATGGTCCACTCCCGGTGCCGCGCTGATTGCTGTCTCAGGTGAGGGCGTTCCTATCGAACAGGCTGTGGCGGCGTTTTTGTTTTGCGCCATCTTGTTGATCGTAACAGGTCTCACTGGCGTATTTGAACGCCTGACCAAGCTCATTCCACCGGCTTTGGCGAGCGCCATGCTCGCTGGGATATTATTCCGTTTCGGGCTGGGAACATTTGAGGCTTTAGAGGAAGCGCCACTGCTGGTTCTGACAATGCTTGCGACTTGGCTCGCAGGGCGCTTGTGGTTTCCACAACTCACGATCGCCGTGGTGTTGTTGGTCGGCGCTGGGTTTTGCGCGGTGACGGGCATGTATAATCCAAACGTTGAAGTAACGCTCGCCCTGGCCAAGCCAGTCTTTGTTATACCAGAGCTGAACTGGTCTGTGATCATCGGACTCGGCCTTCCGCTGTATATCGTCACCATGTCCTCGCAAAACATGCCGGGTGTTGTTGTGCTCAAGTCCGCGGGATATGAGCCGCCCGTATCCGGCACACTGACGGTTACTGGGATTACATCACTACTGCTGGCCCCATTTGGGGGCTACGCATTTAACTTTGCGGCCATCACCGCAGCACTATGCGCGGGACCTGAAACAGATCCAGATCCAGGGCAAAGATACAAAGCCGTGCTGGTGAGTGGTTCTGTGAACATCCTTGCAGGTTTGTTTGGCGCGACCATCATAAGCCTGTTCCTGATTGCCCCAGAGGCGCTGGTCTTGGCCATCGCCGGAATAGCGCTGATCGGAACCATCACGTCCAGTCTGGCAGCGGCCATGACGGATGCTCAGGATCGAGATGCGGCCTTAGTCACCTTTATGATGGTTGTCAGTGGGATCAGTTTTTTCAACATCGGCGCTCCGGTTTGGGGGCTACTGCTAGGGCTTGTTGTGAAAGCAGTCTTGGATCGGCGTAAGAAATAG
- a CDS encoding SGNH/GDSL hydrolase family protein: MSKKFLVPLLSGLMLMSCVDSAGSPEVTQGPRILAMGDSMMAAHKISGRAVSDYVARSLNEPIRDHSMVGASMSYALPITGAMGLNIAQQFRGGEWDWVVLNGGGNDLWLGCGCHSCDNKMEKLITADGTTGKIPNLVTRLRNTGAQVLWVGYLRSPGMDSPIENCRDEGDELEARLAHMAETTKGVHFVSIADLVPHGDRSFHGIDMIHPSLKGSAEIGERVSNYIRKVDPIR, from the coding sequence ATGAGTAAAAAATTCCTTGTACCCCTTTTGTCGGGGTTGATGTTGATGAGCTGTGTGGATTCTGCAGGCTCCCCTGAAGTTACCCAAGGTCCTCGCATCCTTGCGATGGGGGATTCCATGATGGCCGCCCATAAGATTTCCGGGCGCGCTGTATCTGACTATGTTGCCCGCTCTTTAAATGAACCCATCCGCGATCATTCGATGGTTGGTGCCAGCATGTCTTATGCCCTGCCCATCACAGGCGCGATGGGTCTGAATATTGCCCAACAGTTCCGTGGTGGTGAATGGGATTGGGTCGTCTTAAATGGCGGCGGCAATGACCTTTGGCTGGGCTGTGGTTGTCATTCTTGCGACAACAAAATGGAAAAGTTGATCACGGCAGACGGCACAACGGGCAAAATTCCGAATCTTGTAACCCGCCTGCGCAACACCGGAGCCCAAGTTCTTTGGGTTGGCTATCTGCGCAGCCCTGGTATGGACAGTCCTATTGAAAACTGCCGAGATGAAGGTGACGAGCTGGAAGCGCGCTTGGCACACATGGCCGAAACCACCAAAGGCGTGCACTTCGTATCCATTGCAGATCTGGTTCCGCATGGAGATCGCTCCTTCCATGGCATCGACATGATCCACCCGTCGCTTAAAGGCAGCGCCGAGATTGGCGAGCGCGTGTCTAATTATATACGCAAGGTCGATCCGATCCGGTAA
- a CDS encoding DUF1415 domain-containing protein, which translates to MLSIAHQEVVNNTRRWLDEMVVGLNLCPFSSSVIARDQVYYAVCDATTDAELKLFYLNELQRLLGANENDVATSLLMFTQGLEDFGDYLDLLDWFQQLLEQAELTDHVQLASFHPQYQFEGVASDDLSHFTNRSPYPTIHLLRQDQMTKVLAHVSDPGRIYLDNIKKLNELGRPRVEALCPWGK; encoded by the coding sequence ATGCTATCGATAGCTCATCAGGAAGTGGTGAATAATACCCGTCGTTGGCTTGATGAAATGGTCGTAGGACTAAATCTATGCCCGTTTTCCTCTAGCGTCATTGCCCGAGACCAAGTGTACTACGCGGTCTGTGATGCAACGACCGATGCAGAACTAAAGCTATTCTATTTGAATGAATTACAGCGCCTGCTTGGGGCCAATGAAAACGATGTTGCCACGAGCTTGCTCATGTTCACCCAAGGCCTAGAAGATTTCGGTGATTACCTCGACTTGCTTGATTGGTTTCAGCAGCTTTTGGAGCAAGCCGAACTGACAGACCATGTGCAATTAGCGTCCTTTCATCCTCAATATCAATTTGAGGGTGTGGCTTCAGACGATCTTAGCCACTTTACCAATCGCTCGCCCTATCCAACCATACATCTTCTACGCCAAGATCAGATGACCAAAGTCCTCGCTCACGTTTCGGACCCAGGGAGGATTTATCTCGATAACATCAAAAAATTGAATGAACTTGGTCGCCCACGGGTCGAAGCACTCTGTCCTTGGGGTAAATGA